The segment GTGTTTCGGGTGCTATATCAATGTTCCCCGGCCATACAACTGTACCGTATGCAACTGTTGCTTTCATAAATAATGGTGTATGTTTAAGCTTTATAAACGGTTTTTTTTCTAGATATGGATTCATATCAAACAATCGTTTTTCATGATTTTCAAAAACAAGCAGTAACGTATTATCCTTTTGTGGTTCAACGCTGATAACATCCAATAACATTTCCATATAATCCTCCATAATTACGGTAAAGGGGCAATGCGAAAAGGTTCTTCTCCAGCCACCGCTAATTCCCAGTCAGCCATAAGTTCATCTTGATGTATATCAATCTATGCCAAAACCATTCGTAGTTGTTTTGGTGGAAATTTTCCAGCAAGCACAGCTCCGTCTTCGATAGAAATGGAAGCTTTTTTCCCTTGATAACGAACATGAATATGTGGCTTATTATGCCGCCCTGTATCTTCGTAGTAAATTGCGACCACAATTCCATAAAACATTGATATTACAGGCATTTCACTCCTTATTCCATTGCTTCGTCTATTCTACATCCATCATAATTTAATAGTAAATGATTGATAAGCTAACAAATAACATGAAAAACTACTGGTTGTCTAAAACCGGACATTTCATTGGATATAAAAACTTTCCTTCAAATCATTTATTCTTTCTGCCGTCAAGCTAACTTCCTAAAGATTGAATTCTATCTTCTTCATTTTTGAGTTTTTCATAAAGATCTATAAGGGTTCTATTGGGAAGAGTTTTACCTATAAGTTTTATTCTGGTGATGAATGTTTTAAAACAAAAAGAATAAAACAAGATCAAAAGGTCTTTGGAATGTACCGTTCAATGATAATAGGTGAAGGTGAAAAGATTAAAAGTATTCCGTTTAAGCATATTTTAATTTTTGTTGGTTTAGTTGCATGTGCATGTTAAACACCCGATGTGTTGGTACACGAATCATTTTTATCTCCACTTATAAATGTTTATCTTATATCAATGATAGTCAGTGATTTCTACTTTCTCCGGCTCGGATTCATTCCATTCAAAACATATACGATACTGATCATTTATTCTTATACTATACTGCCCTTTCCTGTTTCCGGTAAGAGTCTCAAAACTATTTCCAGGAGGAATGCGGAGTTCTTTCAGAGATTTGATGGAATCAAGTTGCTCAAATTTTCTTGATGCAATATGCCATAAAGCTCGTGTACATATCTTTCTGGCACTTTTTGTGTTCTTACCGTTGAATATATCTTCCGTTCCCTGGCCTTTTAATTTCTCCCACAACGTTTTCTCTCCTATTCCCGATCGTACAAAACCCCTATACTCTTTTTTCGCATCCCTCTTTTTTTCTCCAAAATTGTCCTAAGATACAGTCTGTTGTAAGGCAGTTGTGTGGCCTTTCAAACCCGGCTGTAGCTTTATAACTACTCCATTTCCATTCTTTAGGAAACTTTACTGCTCTTGCTCTCACAGGGTTCAAAACAATATATCGACAAACTTCTAGAAGATGATTCTCCTTCTGTATTAATATGGCTTTATATCTCCCCTGAAATACATGACCGGTCTTTTTGTTTCGTCTATTATATCTTTGTGTGTAAACACCGTTTAACTGTCTCATTCCTTTTGAGAGATTACCATCTGGAGTTTCAATAAGTAGATGGTAATGATTATTCATAAGGTAATATGCATGGCAAAGGAAATTATATTTCTCAATTACTTTTTTAAATGTATCAAGAAAAAATGAATTGTCGAAGATTCATTATTAATAAAAATGTTGTGAATGCAAAAGGCAATGAGTGTCGCATCTCACCTAAAAAACTGGCTGGCAAGCCCTCCTAAAGGATTGGCGGATAGGCTCGCCACTTGACAAATTTTCCCATATAACTCTTTAATCAAAACTTATCTGTTTTCAGCAGAATTGTCTGATTGTTTTTAATTCATTGATCTCTAAACGCTTCGCTTTATACAAATCCCAACGAAGCTGTAGGTTCATCCAGAAGTCCTCTGAAACTCCAAAGAACTTTGAGAGCCGCAGGGCTGTACTGGGAGTTACTCCCCGCCGTTTATTAACAATTTCGTTTATTCTCTGGTATGGAACATGAATCTCTTTTGATAACTCCCTCTGAGTAATATCCATAGGGATTAGAAATTCTTCGAGAAGCATCTCTCCGGGATGTGTCGGTTCACGATGTGTTGGTACACGAATCATTTTTATCTCCACTTATAAATGTTTATCTTATATCAATGATAGTCAGTGATTTCTACTTTCTCCGGCTCGGATTCATTCCATTCAAAACATATACGATACTGATCATTTATTCTTATACTATACTGCCCTTTCCTGTTTCCGGTAAGAGTCTCAAAACTATTTCCAGGAGGAATGCGGAGTTCTTTCAGGGATTTGATGGAATCAAGTTGATCAAATTTTCTTGATGCAATATGCCATAAAGCTCGTGTACATATCTTTCTGGCGCTTTTTGTGTTCTTACCGTTGAATATATCTTCCGTTCCCTGGCCTTTGAATGACTTAATCACAGGTACACAATAGCACGGTATTCATGCTATTTCAATATCAAAATATTTTGGAAATGAGTGTCGCATTCAACCTAAAAACTGGCGGACAAGCTCACCACTTGACACAACTTCCTATTTAACTCTTTAATCAGAACTTATGTGTTTTTAAATATAAAATTATCAATCACAAATCGTCTTCCTCAAGTTATCTATAGAATATTCCTAGCCTGAAGTTTTGAGTAGAATATTCACAAAAGATAAAGTAGGCACTAAGTAAAAAATAATGAGACTTAAACATCAGGCTACACATGGATGCAGGTAAAATGTGGTTTTGGGTAGTAAAAGAATTATTCATAAAAAAAGGGGCACGGTAATTTGATTACCAATACCCCTCAATAATTTAGTCACAAAATGGTCACAACTTCTCGGATTTCACCATCTACCACTTGCCATTAGTCCTTGTATGATAATATGGGCGATACTGGACTCGAACCAGTGACCCCTTGCTTGTCGAGCAAGCGAAAGAAGAGGTAAAGTTTTACGGTTTAGTTATAACTGTTTTGGTTTACTTAGGTTTAAGGCCAGAATGGGGAGTTTGATTTTCTCCCTGTTTTGGTCTGTTTTGATTTGTTTACTTGACAATTACTTGACAGTTGCAAAGTTTATATCATTCCCATTAAACTTCATTCATATATCAAGCATAATCAGGTGATAATTTAACCCCAAAAACTCCTTGTCTAATCGACTGATATGTCTATAATCGATCATTACACCCATTTTTAGATTAATATAATCAATTATGGAACAAACCACGGGGAGCTTTGAGAAAAAGAATAAAAATACAAAGCTGATTTATTTCTGATTATATGCTCTTCTAGTGTTAATCGGAATATCAGTCAGTATATTTGTTTTGTTATACATAGCTCAGCAGAAGTTAGTTGCTTTAGGAGAGATCAGATTCCAGTCTAATTTGTTGGCAGATCAATTGCGCCAGAGTTCAGATGACCTAACCCGTCTAGTTCGTACTTATGCCGCTACGGGTAACAAAAAATTTGAGCAGCAATTTTGGGATGTGCTCGCCATTCGTGATGGGGAAAAACCAAGACCTATTCATTATAATATGATCTATTGGGATTTCTTATCTGTAGAGAATGGAAAACCTCCCTACCCGTCAGGGAAAGCGGTACCTTTGAAGGGATTGATGAAGGAAGCAGGCTTTACTGCGAGAGAATTTCCACTACTAGCTGAAGCTCAAAAGAATTCTGATCAATTAGTGGAACTTGAGCAGACTGCCATGAATGCTATAAATAGAATAACTACAGATGAGTCTGAAGAACTTCCAAATACTTCTGGACAACAAGTGGCGATAAGAATCTTATTTGGAGAAAGATACCACCAAGCTAAAATAGAGATTATGCGACATATAAATATGTTTCTTGAGGAACTGGAGAACCGTACATCCACGGAGTTTGTTAATCAAGCTTCTCACCTTCGAATACTTCTGTATAGTCAAATTTCTACTTTCATATTGCTTTTATGTACAGTAGCCTTTTTGATGAGGATATCAAAACAATATCATACAGGCGTGGTAAGCGTGCTTAACTCAGAAGTCAAAGACCGCACGACAGAAATTGAAGAGGCAAATATAAAACTTATAAGGAAAGAGAGCTTTGCCGTTATAGGCCGGATATCAGGCTCCATTGCCCACGACATCAGGCAACCGCTGACAACGATTAAGAACTCATCCTTTTTTTAAATGAAACATTAAAGAATTCGGATGAAAAGACAAAGAAGCACCTTAAGCTTATCGATAGTCAAATTATCCATGCTAATGATATCATCACTGGTATCACTCGCCTGTCAAAAGCAAAGAAACCTGAACAGAACAAGACCAATATCAATAAATTCATAGGGGAATATTTCTCAGAGTTCCCATTGCCGGAACACATAAAACTCGTAACCGAATTTGACAGGGAATTACCTGATATAATGCTTGATTGTCTCCAGTTTAAACAGGTCTTTACCAATCTAGCGTCAAATGCAGTACGTTCCATGCCGGAAGGTGGTACGCTTACCGTGAAGACGCTGGTCGTTCGGACAGCAGAAGGAAAAATCTCCAGACTTAAAGAAGATTTAGTCGAAATTTTCCTTCAAGATACAGGCTGTGGTATGAAAAAAGAAGTACCGGGCTTCCTGCCATTAGTAGGATTAGTTGGGGTCGCCGTATTCGTTTTTTCATGTTTTCCAATTCCGGTGGTAGGTTTGAACGGGATGGCAACTGCGCATCCGGCGCGAACGGGAATGAGTGCGATTTTATTAGGGCCTTTTGTGAGTGTTGTTATCGCAGGCATTGCTCTTTTCATACAGGCACTTTTTCTAGCGCATGGAGGACTTAGACTCTGGGTGTTAATATCTTTTCAATGGGTGTACTCGGTTCATTTTCAGGGTATTTTGCATTCAGACTGGCGCAGAGGATGGGGTTTAAGCTGTTCTGGTGTGGTTTCCTGGCCGGAGTAATTTCTGATATATGTACTTATATGGAGACTTCTATAGGATTAGGACTCCTGGTATTTAAAGAGGGGGAGACATTTTCTGTTGCTATAATGCACAGTGCGAAGGCAATGCTGGAGATTTTCATTGTGTTTATGGCTACTTCTCAGGGATCATTATGTATCGCTGAAGGTATTGTGGTTGGATTTGCTCTAACCTATGTATATAAAGTTCGTCCGAGTATTTTATATAACCTGAGGGTTGTTAAGACACAATAATTCTTAAATTCGTTTTATTAATAAATGGTAAGTGGATTAAAAAAAATATTTAAATTGTTAAATAGATTAATATAAAATGGAAATGTGCCCATGCAGCAAATAATTGACGTGAATTTGTCTTATGAAAAGCTGCCTTTAGTAAACACAGAAGCCCTAAAGGTTGAGAGCCATAGAAGTAGAGTAACAATAACTCCGTCAGATGAGTCCATGAAACAGGACAACGAAGATGCCGAAAAGATACTGAATCAAATAGACTTTGGGGTACCTGTGAGGGGTGAAGATAAAATTGAAGCAAATGAAAAATATATGATTGATACTATGCCGGGAAAATCTTCTAAAGCTGGAAGTACGAGACAGGGAGGTTTGAGAAAACCCCATTATACACGTCTTTACGCGTTAGACAACAAAATGATCTTTCAGGCTGCCTGCTGTTTGCCTCTGAGAGTCGTTGCTGCTAAGCAAGACGATGGTACCGTATCAGGGAAGGTTTTGCATTGTACTCACTCTGAAAACGGAGGTGGGAAATTAGTCTATGAGTTCCGTGGAGTAGGTTCTGAATTTACAATAGATTTGAAACGCGGTGACAGCACAAGAATACAGCGCCTTGTATTCAAGGTTTAAATAAATCTGAATATTATATCTCACCACGATACTAAGTCATAATTGTACAAGCAGTTAATAAGACAGCCTCTTAGCTTCTAAAACCGTGTGAGAATTCTGGGGAGTAAAGCTTGGAATCAGCAAAATCTGTGGATGTTAATACACGACCCACGATAATAATGGCCGTTGATTTTATTTTTGCTTGTTTTATCTTATCGGCAATATCATCTAACGTTCCGCGTACAATCAATTGGTTCGGCCATGTGGCTCGCTGCACAACTGCCACCGGACAGTCCTTCCCATAATGCGGAGATAACTCATCAACGACCTTATGTATCAAGGGCTGCACTTAAGAATAAAACCAGTGTAGATTGATGTTTTGCCAGCATGCTTAATTTCTCTTTATCCGGCACGGGAGTACGGCCTTCACATCGGGAGATAATGACAGTTTGTGATAATTCCGGTAAAGTTAACTCCATACCCAAAGCAGCTGCACTGGCCACAAATGATGATACCCCCGGAATTATTTCATAATCAATGTTCTCTTTCCGCATACGGCGCATTTGTTCTGCCGTCGAACCGAATATAGACGGGTCTCCTGTGTGGACGCGTGCCACATCATGGTTATCAGCCTTTGCTTTTATAAAAACGTCCATAATTTCATTTAAATCCATGGACGCTGAATCCAGAACCAGGGCGTTTTTATCGGCACGCGCAATTACGGCTTTGGAGACTAAAGAGCCGGTATACAACACAACCGGACATTGTTCAATAAGTTCCGCACCACGCACGGTAATTAGTTTAGGGTCTCCCGGGCCAGCACCTATAATATATACTTTCATGACGTTACCTCATCAACAACCAATGAACGGGCCCTTGTTTGTCCTTTAATAATCTGGCCGTCCCATTGATATTTATTGGTATACCCGCGCGGGGTAACCATATAATTTTCAAATATAAATGTGTGACTGTTCCCGATTATCACGGTGGTTAACATCCCAACCTCTTCCTCAAGAAAATGTGCTAAATCGGTGATCACTATATGTTCTTTTTTCCGGTAAGCATTCTTGACAAGGGCGACCGGTGTATGGGGGGTTCGGTATTCACTGATAATTTTCTGTACCTTCGTGATTTGCTCTGTACGGTGTTTGCTTTTAGGATTATAAAGTCCAATAACAAAGTCTGCCATAGCTGCCGCATTTATACGTTTTTCGATTACTTCCCAGGGTGTCAATAAGTCTGAGAGAGAAATACAGCAGTAATCGTGTGTCAGCGGTGCTCCAACGAGCGACGCGCACGCGTTCATAGCGGTAATACCCGGAACCAAATGGATATCAGGAGCGTCTCCATTCTTCCACCCTGTTTCTTTAAGAATTTCAAATACGAGCCCTGACATACCGTAGACACCTACATCACCGGAAGAGATAAGTGTAACGGATTGTCCCTGTTTAGCCAGTTCAATCGCTTTTCTGGCTCTGTCTATTTCTTCAGTCATATCTGCACTGATAACCTCTTTACCTTCAAGCAGATTTTTAACCAGCTTGATATACGTCTTATAACCGATCACCAGGTCAGATTGTTTGATAGCATCCAACGCGGCAGGTGTCATAATGTCCTCATGCCCCGGTCCGATGCCGACAAGAAATAATTGTCCTTTTTTTCTTTTCATCATTTTTCCCCTATACAACCGTCTGTATCTCACGAGATATCCTTAAAGGAAAAGGTATCCGTGCGATTGCGATTGTTACATTTTTTTTGCAGCCTTCTTCTTTATAAATCTGCTTTGGTACAATTAACTCATTGGTACCGGCCGATAACATTGCACTTGGTTCAGCTACTCCGTGTGTGCCCACATAATTTTTTACAGTAACTGACGGCGTGGGGATGTTTTTAACAGCATCCAATTCATCCGCACGGTAAGAAGTAAAGTCCCATGCATATTTTTCTTTTAACCGCAAAAAGGCTTCTTCGTCAGCTTTGATATCGATTGTCGAAAATCCCTTAATACATCTAAACTCCAGATGATTCTCTTCCAACACCTTCCTAATACCGTGTTCTACTATCTCCAACGGTGTATCCCGATCGCATCCCATACCGAGGACCAAGCTTTTAGGGCGGTAAATAACCGCATGTTCATAAATATCCGGAAAGAGCCTTTTTATGTCCCGATCGGTAGCTATCAGGAAAACAGAAAAATCCCCAACGGAAATACCGTCTAAGCTTGTTGCATATTCAACTCCACTGGGTAATTTTTTTTCATCCGGCCAGAAATTTTTCTCTCCTGTCTCTTGAACAAATAAAACATTCTCCTGGTTGACAACTGCCGCACATGCTCTGGTCACATTTCGGTCCGTGTCATCTAATATCCAACCCAACTCGCGGCCGAGAATGTCCACAGTAAATGTCTGGCCCACATCGGATGCAGTGGTAATAACAGGTGTATTTTCTAGAATTTGTGATATCTTATTTGCAAATTCATTCCCACGACCGACATGGCCTGATAGAACAGGTATGGTAAATTGTGCTTTATCATCCACGCAAATAATTGCAGGATCATTTTTTTTGTTTCTTAATAAAGGTGCAATCATACGCACTACAACGCCAATACTCATGATATGAATATGTGCATTATATTGATTAAATGTAGCGTGAATTGTTTCTCCCATGGGCATACTTAAAAGATAAACGCGATCCATCTGTAGTTGATTTTCAAACTTATGCGTCACATAGATGTCAGCATCATCCAGTTGGTCTCGCAGCTTACGGGCAATCGCAACACCGTGTTTAGTAATAACATAAATCGCCCAGGATTTGCGGTTTGCTTTATTCTTTTTTCTCGCCATTTCCAAATAGTACTCCACTATGATTTTTTTTAGCAATCACAACCATGGAAAAATACATTCCGCGTTTACCCTTTATGTCGCGAATATCTGTAACAATCTGTTCCTTGTCCATGGTAGCACTGGCCACATAAACAGATTTGTCCAGGAGTCCCTCGGATTCAAGGATCTCGATAATCTCTGACATTACGGAAGAAGCCTTCATCAATAGTATGGTATCAAACATGCGGATGATCGTGCGTAAATCATCCTTGTTATAAACCGCAGGTATTATAGCTATTCTTTCCTGTCCATCAGCAATAGGGATGCCGGCTGCAATAGGTGCCGCTGTAATGGATGAAACTCCGGGGATTACCTTGATCTCAATTTCTGGCCATGATTTTTGTGCGTGTTCATAAAGGTAAATAAACGAGCTGTAAATAAATGGATCTCCTAATGATATAAAGGCAACACTTTTTCCCGCAAAAATCCTATCTTTGATTTCTTTGATAGCGATATTCCATGCGTGAGATGTGACCTTCGGATCACGGGACATTGGGAAATTGAGAGATAGCCTTTCTTGTCCCGGTATCGGACCAACTGTTTCCCTGGCGATGTGCCATGAGACAGACAAACTTTTTTCATCCTTTCGTGGAAGAATAATGCAGTCTACTTTTCTTAAACAATCTAATGCCCTCAACGTCATTAAATCCGCAGCTCCAGGTCCAAGACCAACACCATATAAAATCCCACGCATCATTCAGTTCCTCTCAACTTTAGTAACGGTAAATATATGAATCGGACTTAAGGCTTCATAACGGTGGTATTGTGCCAGCGGTATGCTTCTTGCAATATTTACGACAATCATCTCAGCATTCCATTCACGATCTTTAAAGTATTGGTATGTCTCTTGTACGGTTTCTATAGCAATTGCAGTAACAACGCATTTACCATTCGGTGTTAATTTCTCTAAACTTACATCCAGAATTTCTTTCATGTTTCCCTTGCTGCCTCCGATAAAAACAGCATCTGGCACTGTCCAGTCCATAATAGCAGCAGGTGCCAATCCTTCGACAATATCAATATTGTCTACTTTATGGTTGACTGCATTCTCTCTGGCAATTTTAACACACTCAGTGTCAACATCAACAGCATAGACGTGTCCATCATAAGCGATTTTAGCTGCCTCAATAGCCACCGAACCAGATGCCGTACCGATATCCCAGACGATAGATTTTCTATTCAAGCCTAGAGAGACAATGGATAGTGTGCGTATTTCGCGTTTGGTAATCAGCCCTTTGTGCGGTATTCGTTTTGCAAATGCATCTTCGTGTAGATTTGCAATCGTGGGAGGTAGTGACTTGTCTTCATCTTTCCGAAGTAGAATTAAAACGTTAAGTGGAGCGGTATTTTCCACCCGAGATAATTCCTCAATCGTAAAACAACGGATCCGTTCATCCACACCACCTAAATTCTCACAAACCCAGGCTTGCCAGCCGGTTTCGTTATAGGCAATCATGTGTCTCGCTATTTCTTGAGGCGATCGTTCCGGATCCGTTAAAATCCCTACCTTTGATGATGTCTGTATTTTCGTTATAAACCCTGTCCTGGAACGTTCATGCAGGCTGATCATCATAGCGTCATTCCAGGTGATACCAATGCGGGAAAAGGCTATCTGGATGGAACTGGGATGAGTAATTACATCAACGTGATCCAAGCCAAATCTTTTAACAATCAATCCGCCGATTCCATAAAACATGGGATCTCCAGATGCCAGGACGACAATATTATTTTCATAAGAAAGTTCCTCTAACCGATCTATTACATCAGAGAGCTTACCTTGAAA is part of the Candidatus Scalindua japonica genome and harbors:
- a CDS encoding DUF2442 domain-containing protein — translated: MEMLLDVISVEPQKDNTLLLVFENHEKRLFDMNPYLEKKPFIKLKHTPLFMKATVAYGTVVWPGNIDIAPETLWDFSKHV
- a CDS encoding type II toxin-antitoxin system RelE/ParE family toxin: MWEKLKGQGTEDIFNGKNTKSARKICTRALWHIASRKFEQLDSIKSLKELRIPPGNSFETLTGNRKGQYSIRINDQYRICFEWNESEPEKVEITDYH
- a CDS encoding transposase, whose protein sequence is MFDNSFFLDTFKKVIEKYNFLCHAYYLMNNHYHLLIETPDGNLSKGMRQLNGVYTQRYNRRNKKTGHVFQGRYKAILIQKENHLLEVCRYIVLNPVRARAVKFPKEWKWSSYKATAGFERPHNCLTTDCILGQFWRKKEGCEKRV
- a CDS encoding HigA family addiction module antitoxin, whose amino-acid sequence is MIRVPTHREPTHPGEMLLEEFLIPMDITQRELSKEIHVPYQRINEIVNKRRGVTPSTALRLSKFFGVSEDFWMNLQLRWDLYKAKRLEINELKTIRQFC
- a CDS encoding type II toxin-antitoxin system RelE/ParE family toxin: MIKSFKGQGTEDIFNGKNTKSARKICTRALWHIASRKFDQLDSIKSLKELRIPPGNSFETLTGNRKGQYSIRINDQYRICFEWNESEPEKVEITDYH
- a CDS encoding energy-coupling factor ABC transporter permease is translated as MPEHIKLVTEFDRELPDIMLDCLQFKQVFTNLASNAVRSMPEGGTLTVKTLVVRTAEGKISRLKEDLVEIFLQDTGCGMKKEVPGFLPLVGLVGVAVFVFSCFPIPVVGLNGMATAHPARTGMSAILLGPFVSVVIAGIALFIQALFLAHGGLRLWVLISFQWVYSVHFQGILHSDWRRGWGLSCSGVVSWPE
- a CDS encoding energy-coupling factor ABC transporter permease, which translates into the protein MGVLGSFSGYFAFRLAQRMGFKLFWCGFLAGVISDICTYMETSIGLGLLVFKEGETFSVAIMHSAKAMLEIFIVFMATSQGSLCIAEGIVVGFALTYVYKVRPSILYNLRVVKTQ
- the cobJ gene encoding precorrin-3B C(17)-methyltransferase, which codes for MMKRKKGQLFLVGIGPGHEDIMTPAALDAIKQSDLVIGYKTYIKLVKNLLEGKEVISADMTEEIDRARKAIELAKQGQSVTLISSGDVGVYGMSGLVFEILKETGWKNGDAPDIHLVPGITAMNACASLVGAPLTHDYCCISLSDLLTPWEVIEKRINAAAMADFVIGLYNPKSKHRTEQITKVQKIISEYRTPHTPVALVKNAYRKKEHIVITDLAHFLEEEVGMLTTVIIGNSHTFIFENYMVTPRGYTNKYQWDGQIIKGQTRARSLVVDEVTS
- a CDS encoding cobalt-precorrin 5A hydrolase, with protein sequence MARKKNKANRKSWAIYVITKHGVAIARKLRDQLDDADIYVTHKFENQLQMDRVYLLSMPMGETIHATFNQYNAHIHIMSIGVVVRMIAPLLRNKKNDPAIICVDDKAQFTIPVLSGHVGRGNEFANKISQILENTPVITTASDVGQTFTVDILGRELGWILDDTDRNVTRACAAVVNQENVLFVQETGEKNFWPDEKKLPSGVEYATSLDGISVGDFSVFLIATDRDIKRLFPDIYEHAVIYRPKSLVLGMGCDRDTPLEIVEHGIRKVLEENHLEFRCIKGFSTIDIKADEEAFLRLKEKYAWDFTSYRADELDAVKNIPTPSVTVKNYVGTHGVAEPSAMLSAGTNELIVPKQIYKEEGCKKNVTIAIARIPFPLRISREIQTVV
- the cobI gene encoding precorrin-2 C(20)-methyltransferase, with product MMRGILYGVGLGPGAADLMTLRALDCLRKVDCIILPRKDEKSLSVSWHIARETVGPIPGQERLSLNFPMSRDPKVTSHAWNIAIKEIKDRIFAGKSVAFISLGDPFIYSSFIYLYEHAQKSWPEIEIKVIPGVSSITAAPIAAGIPIADGQERIAIIPAVYNKDDLRTIIRMFDTILLMKASSVMSEIIEILESEGLLDKSVYVASATMDKEQIVTDIRDIKGKRGMYFSMVVIAKKNHSGVLFGNGEKKE
- the cbiE gene encoding precorrin-6y C5,15-methyltransferase (decarboxylating) subunit CbiE, which translates into the protein MNPLVKKNQPVLKHTKTVTVIGMSDDGCLSLTSKAMHAISKGQVLAGGARHLEFFAEFEGLKIPFQGKLSDVIDRLEELSYENNIVVLASGDPMFYGIGGLIVKRFGLDHVDVITHPSSIQIAFSRIGITWNDAMMISLHERSRTGFITKIQTSSKVGILTDPERSPQEIARHMIAYNETGWQAWVCENLGGVDERIRCFTIEELSRVENTAPLNVLILLRKDEDKSLPPTIANLHEDAFAKRIPHKGLITKREIRTLSIVSLGLNRKSIVWDIGTASGSVAIEAAKIAYDGHVYAVDVDTECVKIARENAVNHKVDNIDIVEGLAPAAIMDWTVPDAVFIGGSKGNMKEILDVSLEKLTPNGKCVVTAIAIETVQETYQYFKDREWNAEMIVVNIARSIPLAQYHRYEALSPIHIFTVTKVERN